GGGCTGACTCCCACACCTGGGACACCGCTTTGTCGCCATCGAAGCGTGCCAACCAGTAGCGGAAGTCCTTGTCCCGCTCGGCCAACGGAATGCCGCGTCCAAGTGGCCCACCCGTTGAATCCACTTGCTGAAGTGCAGCGATGAACGCAGCGAGATCGCGCGCGGCTTGAATCTCGTCAATCGCCTCTATTGGAAGCGACTCGCCTTCAAGCCAAGTATGGACCTCCCAAAACCACGGATAGTCGAAGTTCGGATGCCCCTCGGCGATAGGCACAGGGATTTCAAGTGGAACCAGCGATGCGAGTTTCGGCAGCCATGCAAACTCGCGACCTCCTGCTGCCGTTGGCCCATCCCTCCGCGCAAGCCGCACAGAATATTCGTCGCCAAGTCGAAAGATGGCGTTGACCGTGCCAACTGGCTCGACGCGCCTTAGCGGTAGGTCGGCCCATTGGGGGAACTGTTGAACAAGTAGACGTCGCACTAGCCCCTCGTCAATCTCCAGTTCGTCCACGTGCATCTTTTCTCCCAACACGTTCCCTCCTCAACAGTCCGGACTTTAAATGCGTCCGTGCCGTGACCGACCTGAACCCCTTCAGCCAGCATTGCTATCGTACTTTTGAATCACGTTTAAGAGTTGTTCACGTTCATTCAACAGCCCATCGCCCAGACGTGCCACTGCGACAGGGAAGACCCATGGTCGCAATGCATCTTCGTCAATATGGCGAACTTTACGGTATCCTTTACAATACCCGTCATCGAGAATTGGTCGCACTGAGTTTATAGCTTCCCGGTTCGGGGCATCTTTGGGCAAATTGTCCAGTGAAAGGAGCAGCCTCGTCCACACAATATCTGCAAGTGGGTTCCCTTGTGCTGCATCCACCCAGTCGATAATCTGGGGTGACGTCTTTGTGATCATCACATTTCCTAGGTGAAAATCCCCATGACAAAGCTTATCTTCTTGTGGTAACTGCTCAAGAGCATCCAGCGCTTTGGCGCGCACACATTCATCGATATCTGCCCGCTCAATTTTACCGCGTAGGTAATTTCCTTGTTTGGGAAGTGTTCCACAGGGATGCTCATGCACCTGCGCATGAAGTTGCCCGAGAAGAGAGGCCATTTCAGTCAGTGCCGACGGATGAACCAAGATGTGTTCAAGCATCGATACTCCGCGAATCCGTTCGAATACGATGGACGTAAGTCCTTCGACCTCGACCATCGATTCCGCTAATGGAGACGGTATACCAAGGTCCTTAATCACTCGGTTGTTTTGGAATTCAGACTCTGCAGCGGCAGCAAATTCGCGATGATACACTTTTACGACGTGTTCTTCGTTCCACTCGTAAACTTCTGCACATCGACCACTACTCAGAAACCGCCCCTTCATACACATCCCCCTCTAGCGGTAATACCAACATCAACACCAACATCAACGCCGACGCCTAAATCGAATATGACTCCACCCAGCGAAAGGCGCAGCTCTAGTTCTCAGATGCATCTCCGAGGATACCGTACCAATCGACAACCTCCATCCATATTGTACCATCGAACGCACACTACAACCTCTACCTCTACTGCTATAACTTCCTCAGAGAGACTGTACATTAACTTGTAGTTGCTTACGCACCGTGGGTGCGTATGGGAGCATCAAAATCGGCAAAACAGGCGTTGCTTACGTACCGTGGGTGCGTAAGGGACCGCCGAATCGATTGGCCGAGCACTGCTGGCATGGTGGATGAAAAAGTGTCGTGCTAGTGACCTGTCGAGTTAATCGACAGTCTCTCAGATAATTTTGCTGACGACATTTTGCATTTTGTGAGTCGACGACATTCTGACAAAACCTCTCACAAACTCTCGCACCAACCCATATGTAAGAAAATGTGCGTTGATAGATTTGCCCATGAAAAGGTATAATTCGACACAAACCAATGGTCCGAATCGTATGAACGGGGGACTTTTTACTGGGGTGAATCGCAGCACGGCTGCGTAGGGAAATCCTTCGACCGAACCCGACAACTAACCTCGTAGGACTTTGAAGGAGTTGCCATTTTGAATAAGAAGAGCCTGGTTTCTCTGTGCGCTGGCACAATCTGCGCTAGCTTCGCTATTGCTATGACCCCGACCACCGCCCTCGCGAGCGTGAACACCGGAACGACCAGCCAAAAGGCCATCGTATTCAATCAACAGATTGTCAATGAACCATATGGCTTCGTTCACGACAACACGACATACATGCCAATCTGGTATCTTATGCAGGCGCTGGACAAGCTGAACATCCAGAGTACATGGCAACACAACACCTGGAACTTAACCACCTCGGGTCAGCCAAATTTGAGTGGAGTGCAGGCCGGCAGCGGATCGAGCTCCATCATCGTGGATGGAACACTCGTTCAAAAGGTGGACGAGTTGGTCGCGACCGACCCCTCCTCAGGACAAGCCACTACATACATGCCAGCCTGGTATGTGATGCAAGTGCTGAAACGCCTCAATGTTAACTCCAACTGGAACGGCAGCATCTGGCAAATCTACACCGGGAATTCCGCTCCAGCCATCGGCCAACTCGATGTTCGCCTCAACACTCGTCCTCCCTCACAGCGTTCTGTCCCTAATCTTGGTCAAGAAATTGTCAGCTACGCGGAAAAATTCATCGGCACGCCGTACGTG
The Alicyclobacillus curvatus genome window above contains:
- a CDS encoding C40 family peptidase, with the translated sequence MTPTTALASVNTGTTSQKAIVFNQQIVNEPYGFVHDNTTYMPIWYLMQALDKLNIQSTWQHNTWNLTTSGQPNLSGVQAGSGSSSIIVDGTLVQKVDELVATDPSSGQATTYMPAWYVMQVLKRLNVNSNWNGSIWQIYTGNSAPAIGQLDVRLNTRPPSQRSVPNLGQEIVSYAEKFIGTPYVWGGESPSGFDCSGFVQYVFRHVGVSLPRTSAEQAQVGSVINKSDLQPGDLVYFNTEGSPFSHVGVYVGNGQFISATTSRGVQVKSLSDPYYWGPRYTRSTNPGI
- a CDS encoding phosphotransferase codes for the protein MKGRFLSSGRCAEVYEWNEEHVVKVYHREFAAAAESEFQNNRVIKDLGIPSPLAESMVEVEGLTSIVFERIRGVSMLEHILVHPSALTEMASLLGQLHAQVHEHPCGTLPKQGNYLRGKIERADIDECVRAKALDALEQLPQEDKLCHGDFHLGNVMITKTSPQIIDWVDAAQGNPLADIVWTRLLLSLDNLPKDAPNREAINSVRPILDDGYCKGYRKVRHIDEDALRPWVFPVAVARLGDGLLNEREQLLNVIQKYDSNAG
- a CDS encoding aminoglycoside phosphotransferase family protein, whose protein sequence is MGEKMHVDELEIDEGLVRRLLVQQFPQWADLPLRRVEPVGTVNAIFRLGDEYSVRLARRDGPTAAGGREFAWLPKLASLVPLEIPVPIAEGHPNFDYPWFWEVHTWLEGESLPIEAIDEIQAARDLAAFIAALQQVDSTGGPLGRGIPLAERDKDFRYWLARFDGDKAVSQVWESALAAPPWSGSAVWHHGDLDARNWLVRNGRISGVIDWGEMGIGDPACDIMVAWKLHSPAARDAFRAALPTDDATWARARGWVVSQAVAILAYYTPQNNPILYNEAKSWLDLALCDELP